DNA sequence from the Pseudophryne corroboree isolate aPseCor3 chromosome 6, aPseCor3.hap2, whole genome shotgun sequence genome:
atagggagggagagagggacagcaagatagagagagtgagggagtgagggagggagagcaagatagagagagagagggaggtagtgagggagggagagcaagatagagagaggaagggagtgagggagggagagcaagatagagagagggaggtagtgagggagggagagcaagatagagagaggaagggagtgagggagggagagcaagagagagggggtgaggaagggagagcaagagagagggggtgaggaagggagagcaagagagagaggcagagcaagagagagggggtgaggaagggagagcaagagagagggagtgagggagagcaAGTAAGAGAGAGGGAGAGCTGTAAGgagataaaaagagaggggggagggaaatGGAGTGAGATAGAGAGAGGATGGAAGGGAAGGGAGAGTGAGTTAGAAAGAGAGAGAAACAGACAAAGAGGGATAAAATGAGGATAAGGAAGCTAAAGAAAAATTTAAGGAATGGAGAGGACAAAGACTGACCCAGAGACCGTAGGCCTCCGAGAAACagcaatatatttttttcaaatgtaGGGGGCATAAAAATCAACCAGTCTACGGAACTGGTTCAAATCATACTAATCTAGCCTTCCATCCACATGAAAACAGTGTCCCTTGGGAAGTGGATCTACAGGACATTATAACGTGATAGGAGAGAGAGCATAGTGAAAGCTACAATAGGTAAAAGCAAGATGAGAACCAATGTTGGCTGAGGTAAAATGATGAATCTCAAAGGAAGACGATTTCAGTGGCACCATTTCTTGAGGATGCCACCATTTCAGAGATGCAGAGCAGCATTTTCAGAATTAATCATACACAATTTTCTAACCTAGTATCACACAGTGATAATGAGACCTCTGTCTCTCATATCCAGATGCAGAGTAAATGTAAGGCCTCTACTCCTTGACCTGAGTATAAATGAATGCATGTGCAACGTTCACAAGTGATCAGAAAGTTCAGTAGTGCTTTTTGTCTCTTGCAAAGAATGAGTCTATGGTATTCCTTTGACATTGACTGCTCATTGACTCATTAACTTTCCTGAGATGGGTGGTCACTGATCCAGAAAAGTCCAAGAAAGCTGTTATGTTGATCAATCTGCCAGTCCGTGATGTTGTGGCTAACCCAGAGTCGTGCCCTTATCCTGTCACCGGCTCGGAGATTTTTGCTGCCCGCGGTGAAGGATGAAGGTGGGATCCTCATGGAAGACTCTTTGGTTTGGATGTTTAACTCTAGGACTGGTTTTTCTTCTGTATTTTTAAGGACAGAGAGGGACACTGTCCTTTCTTCTTGGCAGTGGCCACGGCATATCAAAGCCATCTGAGAATACACGTAGTACACACCGGCTCTTCCTACCACCAGTTCATTATTTTCATATGAAAAATCGTTGCCCAAAAAGGTGTCGTCCATATTATTTTGGGTCCACTCTACTGTGGTATTGTTCTCCAGCACAACtaagcacaaaaaaaaacaaacagaaaaattaTTTTTAGATATGTTGTTATATGAACTGTCCAGGCTTAAGGGGTGACACTTCTTAATTTGAGTTGGTCTATAGTATTTTAGATCATTACGTTGTGTGCAAAATAACTTAGTGGTCTAACGCCTGATTAGTGGTCTAAAGCCTGATACTTAAAATAGAGGGGTTTTTTTTTTCACTGCTGGTGAAAAAATATGTCCATAACGACTCTTAAAGACCTGCATCTGTATCCATGGAAACAAACTGTGGACTGTACTGACTGTTTCCATGGTTACAGGTGTTAATAATACTGAACGTCATTTATGAAGTACAAGAGACTTAAAAGAGGGAGTATTGCAATAGAAGCGGGACGGATTGTAGTTCCTTAAAGAAATAAGGTGGGTATGATCACACCATGTCATTCTTGGACATATCTGTATTTGTGTTTCTTTGTCTAATGAATGGCATATTGAACTAAACAATGTGCTGTGTATCGCTAGTGAGGATGGTAACTGTATAAAATCCTCTATAATAAAAGGATAAcgctgctcctcccctctatgggggggaattcaagtgttttgcgctccGTCGGCCAGTAGATGGCGCCTGACGGAGCAATTAAATTGCTGTCGCTCTGTTCGGGCACTCACAGCCGCCCAGCGCTGACATTACGGGGGGTTTTTTTCCGTCGTGTTGACGGACTGGTAACTATTATGGAATATGGAAACAGTCTGaaaaactaatacaggttgagtatcccatatccaaatattccgaaatacggaatattccgaaatacggacttttttgagtgagagtgagatagtgaaacctttgttttctgatggctcaatgtacacaaactttgtttaatactcaaagttattaaaatattgtattaaaggaccttcaggctgtgtgtataaggtgtatatgaaacataaattaattgtgtgaatgtacacacactttgtttaatgcacaaagttattaaaaatattggctaaaattaccttcaggctgtgtgtttaaggtgtatatgtaacataaatgcattctgtgcttagatttaggtcccatcaccatgatatctcattatggtatgcaattattccgaaatacggaaaaatccgatatccaaaattcctctggtcccaagcattttggataagggatactcaacctgtacattagTTTAAAGGGGCCACAAAAAATAAAATTTGCTTACTCTAGTCTTATTAAAAACTACACACTGTAATATATAATGTTTATCATAATTAGCATATGAATTAGCTTGCAGTTACAGATAGTTATTAGGGTTCTTCTTACCAGTATCCATCAAAAGATGAGAACTGCTTTTCTGTAACAGAAATGAGAAGAAAAAAATAGTTCTATATTAGACACATTTGTACTATGATACGTATATTGTACAACCATAGCACATGCAGGAGCTTAGGAAAGTACCTAAAATATAATGTTAAAACAGCAGAATGTTACATGATTTCTCTGATTGGGGGGGGTGGTGGAgggaataaagtaccaaccaaaaggctccgagctgtcatttttcaaacacagcctgtaaaatgacagtaaagagctgattggttggtctttTATCTCTCTTGAATATTTTTCTAAGTTCGCTACATCTATCCCATAGGGTGATAGCCTTGAACATAAGAACATTTACTGACCCAGTTACTGTGAATTGTCCTCATAACaaataaaaaaagtattttttttaaataaattatctaGATTGAAATGACAACCAGGCAGATGGAAGTTTGGTGGTTAAGTGGCAGTAATCCCATGGTTACCTCTTAATAACTATTGAATAGTACCTGAAGAAATACATACTATATACAATATTTTCTGTTATTGAAATATACATCCTGGGATGTCTTAGTTATCTTCAGCTGATTgggatttatttattaattatgggGTCCTAGAACCGAAAATTATAAATTCTTATCTCCACTATTCACGGAAATAAGAAAAAGTCATTGCTGGAATGTATTAACAGGAGCCCGTCCCTGCGGTATGTTAGCGAAAGGATCGCTACTGCAAAATTGGTAAATTCAGCAAAAAGCCCCAATAGGTTTCTTTTGTGACCGAAAATCTTTGTCCTGGACTCAAAAACAGTAATTTAGAGTCCTGGGTGACCTGCACAGTAAAATTGCATGTGCCAATACAAAATATTACTCATTGTCTCAGACAGGTAGAGATGAAGGTGAGTGTAAAATTGTTTAGTATAGGACTGATACATCCTTCTTTAAGAAATACTCAAAAGCTATGTAGTAGACCCAGAAGTCTAATTGAAGGACACTCACCTGTTGGGCTCCCCGTTTGATGGCTCTGGCACTGTATTCCACGAGTGGTCTCTCCCAAGCCAAGTACAAGACACAAAGTGACCCAACTACAATAGTAAGCAGTACTAATGAAAAAACAAGGCAGTAGTCCAGGCAGCGGCATCTCCTTTGCGTGGCCCCTGGGTTCTCTGGGTCTTCAGATCTTACTGGAGTTGACATGGTGGTCATAGTGGCAGATGAGATTAAAGCACTTGTGAGAGAGATGTGAGAAGTCTGTGTCAGGGAGTTCTGGTGTCAGACGCTTATATAGGTGCTTGCACAGAGAGGAAGTTTGGCTGTCAGCTGGGGTTTCCAATACATAGCAAAACCATAAGAACACAGTGGAGATTTCCACTATGtgactgagagagagagaaagagagagagagagggggggggggtagagaaaaGGGAGGAAGGAAGGGaacgaaaaagaaagaaagaaagaaagagagagggaggaagggaaGGGGAGAGAGGAAGAtgtggaggcagagagagagagagagagagagagaatgagagcgtGGAATGGAGAGAGAAACAAGGAAAGAGAGACAGACAGTGGCAGAGTACAGGAATAAAGAGTTTCCTAAATGTCAgtagagatgatgatgatgatgatgctatgTTAGTGATATCTCTTTAATTAAAATATTACATTTTGAAAGGACATTAGTGATTGTTGGGATTTTCCTAACCATCTGTAGTGTTccgcttaataataataataataataataataataattattattattaattattattattatttatttatttatttatttatttatatagtggcagCATATTCCATTATGATTAACAATTggaaacaaaacagtaataaaacaagactggttaATAACAGACAGGCAGAgccgtaagagggccctgctcgcaaatgTACAATCTACAGGGAATAGGAGCTTGATACATGAGGATAATAAGTATATTGCAaacggtccagccagattgcagaggttcttaatgggattgcagaggttcttagtgGGATTGCAGAGGTTCTGAGTGggattgcagaggttcttagtgGGATTGCAGAGGTTCTGAGTGggattgcagaggttcttagtgggattgcagaggttcttctgagtgggattgcagaggttcttagtgggattgcagaggttcttagtgGGATTGCAGAGGTTCTGAGTGggattgcagaggttcttagtgggattgcagaggttcttagtgggattgcagaggttcttagtgGGCTGTATAATCCAGTTACACAGAATTGTTGGCCTGGAGTCAGTACTTAATCTCTCAATTTCCTTCTATGGTCTTACCTCTAAGCCAAAATAGGGGTGTACGGACACTGCCAGATTTTCCCAATCCCCACTGGACACTAGGATACTACTTTTAaggacatatttatcacaatccaaatTTTTTATGTAGATTTGCTACATTTTTaatgtagatgtgcaaaaaatgtTATGCTTaaatttgcaaagtgaaaatacacattTCCATTTGAAGTTAGCAAGTCCTTGCTGGGAGACGGCCTCTGATCCGGCTTATGCTATCACCCTGCTTCCCAGCTCAGAATCTGTGggcagtttgtgaatgcatggcctCGGGTCGGTGCATGCAACAGTGGAGGGGGAGGGTCAATGGAGGTGGATTCGGAGGAAAAGGTACTATAGGCTACTGGGACCAAGATCCCGGTAGCCCATAGTTTGGGGCAAAACGAGGAAGCCACATGCACTTTTAAATGATTTCTTTTTAAAACCAAAAACACTATCTCTAAAACATCACTCTTTAATCATGTTTGCACCTAATATGAGGCCTGATTCAGCAGTGGATACAGTTTTGATTCTTTCGCAAAATTGGCAATGGATTGTGGTATGCGCATCGTAGAACCTGAGATGCACTGTGCATGTGTCTTTATGGTCTTATGATGGATTCACAGTGTGGTGTTTGATTGCCAGTTAGATACCATTTGGGGTGGTAACAGGGAATGAAGATTCAAATGTAGGGACGTTGGCGTAGCTTTGGATGTTCATCAAAGTgactgcatctttggatgcagttaCACTGGCCCCAGCAGCTTATTTGTTGCCGACATTCTGAACAACCATAGGGTTCCTCTTAAGTGCAATGGACTGACCTATGTTTCTGATGTTTGTCCGATGCAGCCACATAAAACTCATTTGTTAGCTACCAAAATGACTGGAATGCTTTTCAGGTTGCTTTAGCACCCATGGGTACTGCCACTGCAGGGAATAAGAAAAGTCAGAAGGCACTTACTTGCTCTCAACTACTAGAATTGTTGAGGAGCTCCATCTGCATAAACCATTCCCTGTGATAACAATCCTGAGAACTCCACAAGTTGATTGCATCCTAAATTATCAGCCCTACAGTATTATGAGGCCCAGAAGATCTTGTTAATAATTCAGTTGGTTTTCCTCATTCCAAGAAGACTATTAGCAATTTTCTGGTGAGTTGAGCTACAGTATACAACTGCTTTGGTGTTGCTAGACTGGATTTTAGCTGTCATTCCTCTCAAGACATGAAGTCCTCTCTCTAATGCTTAAAGCCTGACATAGCACCGAAGCTTTGTCTACCTGGGGCCAAAGCAAA
Encoded proteins:
- the TNFSF9 gene encoding tumor necrosis factor ligand superfamily member 9, with product MSLIIILVMEKRNPEKQNVWLVSALREKKKIPHKTVIAAIESRSGKPTKNLCNPTKNLCNPTKNLCNPTQNLCNPTKNLCNPTKNLCNPTQKNLCNPTKNLCNPTQNLCNPTKNLCNPTQNLCNPTKNLCNPIKNLCNLAGPALISSATMTTMSTPVRSEDPENPGATQRRCRCLDYCLVFSLVLLTIVVGSLCVLYLAWERPLVEYSARAIKRGAQQKSSSHLLMDTVVLENNTTVEWTQNNMDDTFLGNDFSYENNELVVGRAGVYYVYSQMALICRGHCQEERTVSLSVLKNTEEKPVLELNIQTKESSMRIPPSSFTAGSKNLRAGDRIRARLWVSHNITDWQIDQHNSFLGLFWISDHPSQES